The following are from one region of the Lytechinus pictus isolate F3 Inbred chromosome 4, Lp3.0, whole genome shotgun sequence genome:
- the LOC135153947 gene encoding DNA polymerase zeta catalytic subunit-like, translated as MFSVRIVTFNYYQTSPIEDLDVTFSEFRGSEVKQVPVIRVFGSTPSGQKTCLHVHGVFPYIYIPYDGSQPTDRYLHQMASSLDTALQVAQGKASSSVQHVFKISLVSGIPLYGYHKSERQFLKIYFYNPAVRKRAVELLQNGAVMNKIFQPHESHVPFNLQFLIDYNLYGMNMLNLAAVKFRKSEEVTDSANQKPSSPKPSTSFQDTSLPGAPTPLRRRHSSGSMSICTQVWADENIPSSQWLGEDIKRQSSCELEVDAVAADILNRMDLQDNAETNPGLVGIWEDERQRREQLNQMDQLLPPSSPGKLSRD; from the exons ATGTTTTCTGTAAGAATTGTGACCTTCAACTACTACCAGACTTCCCCTATTGAAGATTTGGATGTGACCTTCTCAGAATTCAGGGGGTCAGAGGTCAAACAGGTCCCAGTCATCAGGGTCTTTGGTTCAACTCCATCGG GCCAGAAGACATGTCTTCATGTCCATGGAGTCTTTCCTTATATATACATCCCGTATGATGGCAGCCAGCCTACTGACCGCTACCTCCATCAGATGGCCAGTAGTCTGGACACTGCCCTGCAGGTGGCTCAAGGGAAGGCTTCTTCCTCTGTCCAGCATGTCTTCAAGATCTCACTTGTTTCGGGAAT ACCTCTTTATGGATACCACAAGTCAGAgagacaatttttgaaaatctatttCTACAACCCTGCTGTCAGGAAAAG AGCTGTTGAGCTTCTTCAGAATGGTGCTGTTATGAATAAGATCTTCCAGCCTCATGAATCTCATGTTCCTTTCAACCTCCAG TTTCTTATTGACTACAACTTGTATGGAATGAACATGCTGAATCTGGCTGCAGTGAAGTTTCGTAAGTCAGAGGAGGTTACagattcagccaatcagaagccTTCATCACCAAAACCATCTACAA GCTTCCAAGATACCAGCCTCCCTGGCGCCCCCACGCCCCTGAGGCGACGTCATAGCAGTGGTAGTATGAGTATCTGTACCCAGGTTTGGGCGGATGAGAACATTCCATCATCCCAATGGCTAGGGGAAGATATCAAGAGACAGAGCAGCTGTGAGCTTGAGGTGGATGCGGTAGCAGCAGATATACTCAATAGGATGGACCTGCAAG ATAATGCTGAGACGAACCCAGGCCTGGTTGGTATCTGGGAGGATGAGAGACAGAGGAGAGAACAACTAAATCAGATGGATCAACTACTACCTCCATCTTCACCAGGTAAATTATCAAGGGACTAA